In Phragmites australis chromosome 17, lpPhrAust1.1, whole genome shotgun sequence, the following are encoded in one genomic region:
- the LOC133897160 gene encoding uncharacterized protein LOC133897160 — translation MVHLPHLGKLRREVKEEVVDADGSASAEASPSPFHKRSRLAHQQQQWTASGARVSNQQSLQHDFLDEPSPLGLRLKKSPSLVDLIQMKLQQARKASDARQDSTTGASEKLKASNFPGSVLRIGSWEWVSRYEGDLVAKCYFAKHKLVWEVLDGGLKSKIEIQWSDICGLKMFSPEDEPGTLEIALSRRPLFFRETNPQPRKHTLWQATSDFTRGQASMHRVHFLQCPPEMMNKHVEKLVHCDPRLYSLSQQNDITLENPYFESKCSMFEDPEDIKCQKFERRDDDDHLGLQTSTSLSSPQSSAGRIDAEAKQQAGTSDVLPRHFPSSVAGTNMFKQDAASVECEPHPSILNWNGFRVPRIRRSMSKSEIANHIGQHMYRQMYSGNLPATDDGTGASGKLTLDELTRYLMGDPQISDNGSGSTSKLAFDELTRQLLNDAQITDSADERMLMSRVNSLCCLIQRDTSSSQVNPGVNEMIERKPQTNAPPERGDSGNGLLPPRQESFGDLLANLPRISSFPHFL, via the exons ATGGTTCACTTGCCGCACCTGGGGAAGCTGCGGCGAGaggtcaaggaggaggtggtggacgcCGACGGCTCGGCGTCGGCGGaggcgtcgccgtcgccgttcCACAAGAGGTCCCGCCTCGCGCATCAGCAGCAG CAATGGACCGCAAGTGGTGCTAGGGTGTCAAATCAGCAGTCGTTGCAGCATGATTTCCTTGATGAGCCAAGCCCACTTGGCCTGCGGCTAAAGAAGAGCCCTTCTCTGGTGGATTTGATCCAAATGAAGCTTCAACAGGCCAGGAAGGCATCAGATGCCCGGCAAGACAGCACCACTGGTGCGTCAGAGAAACTGAAGGCTTCAAATTTTCCTGGTTCTGTTCTGCGCATCGGGTCTTGGGAG TGGGTGTCAAGGTACGAAGGAGATCTGGTTGCAAAATGCTATTTCGCAAAGCACAAACTTGTGTGGGAAGTACTGGATGGTGGTCTGAAGAGCAAAATTGAGATACAGTGGTCTGATATATGTGGACTGAAGATGTTTAGTCCAGAAGATGAACCTGGGACCTTGGAGATTGCG TTGTCTAGGCGACCACTTTTCTTCAGAGAAACGAACCCACAGCCAAGGAAGCATACATTGTGGCAGGCAACCTCGGACTTTACCCGTGGACAGGCAAGCATGCACAG GGTGCACTTTCTTCAGTGCCCACCGGAAATGATGAATAAGCATGTGGAGAAGCTTGTTCACTGTGATCCACGTCTGTACTCGCTAAGCCAGCAAAATGACATTACTTTGGAGAATCCTTATTTTGAATCAAAGTGTTCCATGTTTGAAGATCCGGAGGATATAAAATGCCAAAAATTTGAGCGTAGAGATGATGATGACCACTTAGGCCTACAGACGTCTACCTCATTGTCATCACCTCAATCTTCAGCGGGTAGGATAGATGCCGAAGCAAAACAGCAAGCTGGAACATCAGATGTCTTGCCTAGACACTTCCCTAGTTCAG TTGCAGGTACTAACATGTTTAAACAAGATGCTGCTTCTGTTGAGTGCGAACCACATCCAAGCATCTTGAATTGGAACGGTTTTAGGGTGCCCAGGATCAGGCGTTCCATGTCCAAGAGCGAGATTGCAAACCACATAGGGCAGCACATGTACAGACAGATGTATTCAGGGAACCTACCAGCAACTGACGATGGTACTGGCGCATCAGGGAAACTGACGTTGGATGAATTGACCAGGTACCTCATGGGCGACCCTCAGATCTCTGACAATGGCAGTGGTTCAACCAGTAAACTGGCATTTGATGAGCTAACCCGGCAGCTACTGAATGATGCCCAAATCACCGACTCTGCTGATGAGAGGATGCTCATGTCAAGAGTGAACTCCCTCTGCTGCCTGATTCAGAGAGACACAAGCTCGAGTCAGGTAAACCCTGGTGTCAATGAGATGATTGAAAGGAAGCCCCAGACAAATGCGCCTCCGGAACGAGGAGACAGTGGCAATGGTTTATTGCCGCCGAGGCAAGAATCGTTTGGAGATCTCCTGGCCAATCTGCCACGCATCTCATCATTTCCTCACTTCTTGTGA